One Apium graveolens cultivar Ventura unplaced genomic scaffold, ASM990537v1 ctg8135, whole genome shotgun sequence genomic window carries:
- the LOC141704695 gene encoding uncharacterized protein LOC141704695 produces MDGENQNNNENQGNNDEGGNVFDQLAETLAVLVNQQPKPNIVSQFKRLNPPTFDGATDPAIVEMWIQEMEKAFGLLGSNEEQKVTLAVYQLQGSAYDWWLMEKRKNETTNLEENHEPYTWAKFKKALEDKYFPRTVRLQKERDFIRLQQGGRTVIEYEAEFAKLAKYASTLVADESSRARRLEEGLRSDIRNSVASFELQTYEAVLNKALVIERGLAESEKASGSWNKRRFTQTSGQSFQGGPLKKPHVYDNIGGQGDRETCTRCGKNHPDKVCRWNTGACFHCGEVGHKISNCPHNPPPPPRKEADNKMGKGRVFQLTGNDNYRN; encoded by the coding sequence ATGGATGGAGAAAATCAGAACAACAATGAAAATCAGGGCAATAATGATGAAGGAGGAAACGTCTTTGACCAGCTGGCTGAAACTCTAGCTGTACTTGTGAATCAGCAACCGAAGCCCAACATCGTCTCTCAATTCAAGCGTTTGAACCCGCCAACTTTTGATGGAGCTACAGACCCGGCTATCGTTGAGATGTGGATCcaagagatggaaaaagctttcGGACTTCTGGGGAGCAATGAGGAACAGAAGGTGACCTTAGCTGTGTACCAATTGCAAGGAAGCGCTTACGACTGGTGGCTTATGGAAAAGAGGAAGAATGAGACGACAAATCTTGAAGAAAATCATGAACCGTACACTTGGGCAAAGTTCAAGAAGGCTTTAGAGGACAAGTACTTTCCGAGAACAGTTCGTCTGCAGAAAGAGAGGGACTTCATTCGACTTCAACAAGGTGGAAGAACCGTCATTGAATACGAAGCAGAATTTGCAAAGCTTGCGAAGTACGCGTCGACCCTAGTAGCAGATGAGAGCAGTCGAGCACGAAGATTAGAGGAGGGACTTCGAAGTGACATCAGGAATTCAGTGGCGTCGTTTGAACTTCAGACGTACGAGGCTGTCCTCAACAAGGCGTTAGTGATCGAAAGGGGCTTGGCAGAATCTGAAAAGGCGTCTGGCAGTTGGAATAAGAGGCGGTTCACTCAAACTAGTGGGCAATCTTTTCAAGGGGGACCACTCAAGAAGCCACACGTGTACGATAACATCGGGGGTCAAGGTGATCGAGAGACGTGTACCAGGTGCGGCAAGAATCATCCGGACAAAGTCTGTCGTTGGAATACAGGTGCTTGTTTTCATTGCGGAGAAGTAGGACATAAGATTTCGAATTGTCCGCACAATCCGCCACCGCCACCAAGGAAGGAAGCAGATAACAAGATGGGCAAAGGACGTGTGTTTCAGCTGACAGGAAATGACAACTATCGCAATTAA